From one Luteipulveratus mongoliensis genomic stretch:
- a CDS encoding CGNR zinc finger domain-containing protein — MRVNPYGEEPVRLAVRLVDRPPTTGAELARICNDAGMIVDWTVTDQELADTLRFLDEWQALADVVDEQDRARVLNESLATYATHPSLTDHDGGWHLHYRPNGLSLDLVLRSMISVATALHLVTRGMHRLGRCAEPHCTRVFADFTRPGTQRYCSPRCANRDAVRRHRKRAVAPLVE; from the coding sequence ATGCGTGTAAACCCTTACGGCGAAGAACCGGTACGCCTCGCCGTTCGACTGGTCGACCGGCCCCCTACGACGGGGGCTGAGCTCGCCCGCATCTGCAACGACGCCGGCATGATCGTCGACTGGACCGTGACTGATCAGGAGCTCGCCGACACCCTGCGGTTCCTCGACGAGTGGCAGGCGCTCGCGGATGTGGTCGACGAGCAGGACCGGGCACGCGTGCTGAACGAGAGCCTCGCCACCTACGCCACCCACCCCAGCCTCACCGACCACGACGGCGGTTGGCACCTGCACTATCGGCCCAACGGGCTGAGCCTCGACCTCGTCCTGCGCAGCATGATCAGCGTTGCGACCGCACTGCATCTGGTGACCCGCGGCATGCACCGACTCGGCCGTTGCGCGGAGCCGCATTGCACTCGAGTCTTCGCGGACTTCACGCGGCCTGGCACGCAGCGCTACTGCTCACCGCGGTGCGCGAACCGAGACGCCGTACGCCGCCATCGCAAGCGCGCCGTCGCCCCGCTGGTCGAGTAG
- a CDS encoding IS110 family transposase: MTSLTDVVDVVIGVDTHVATHSAAAVDARTGGVRGEITVEATAAGYARLVAFADEHAVLRAWAIEGTSSHGAGLTRLLSGRQEMVVELDRPQRAQRRGGAKSDPLDAVRAAREAMARPRLGTPRASGDRQALSVLLAARRSAVNASTDAQRQLFALVIAAPEPIRARFRGQRLPAMIATAAALRVRTAADTETTTTITALRALARRARTLAAEAEQHQKAILAIVTSWRPDLLTQSGIGPIVAATILCAWSHNGRIHSEAAFAMIAGTAPIPASSGQITRHRLNRYGDRQLNRALHTIALTRIRYDQNTRDYVARRTSEGKTRREITRCLKRYIARDIYRLLQHPATT; the protein is encoded by the coding sequence ATGACCAGTCTGACTGATGTGGTCGATGTCGTCATCGGCGTCGATACTCACGTGGCCACCCACAGCGCGGCTGCTGTTGATGCTCGCACCGGTGGTGTGCGGGGTGAGATCACGGTGGAGGCCACCGCGGCCGGTTACGCCCGCCTGGTGGCGTTCGCCGACGAGCACGCAGTGCTGCGGGCTTGGGCGATCGAGGGCACCAGCAGCCATGGCGCCGGCCTGACGCGGCTGCTGAGCGGCCGGCAGGAGATGGTGGTCGAGCTGGACCGCCCTCAACGCGCCCAGCGCCGAGGCGGTGCCAAGTCCGACCCGCTGGACGCGGTCCGCGCGGCCCGAGAAGCGATGGCCCGACCCCGGCTAGGCACCCCACGAGCCAGCGGCGACCGGCAGGCACTGTCGGTGCTGCTGGCCGCGCGACGCTCCGCGGTCAACGCCTCCACCGACGCCCAACGTCAGCTGTTCGCGCTGGTCATCGCCGCCCCTGAACCCATCCGAGCCCGGTTCCGCGGGCAACGGCTGCCCGCGATGATCGCCACCGCGGCAGCCCTACGCGTGCGCACCGCAGCGGACACCGAGACCACCACCACGATCACCGCACTACGGGCCCTGGCACGCCGCGCCCGCACCCTGGCCGCTGAAGCCGAGCAGCACCAAAAAGCAATCCTGGCGATCGTCACCTCCTGGCGACCAGACCTGCTGACCCAGTCCGGCATCGGACCGATCGTGGCCGCGACCATCCTGTGCGCCTGGTCCCACAACGGACGCATCCACTCCGAGGCAGCCTTCGCGATGATCGCCGGCACTGCGCCGATCCCCGCCAGCAGCGGTCAGATCACCCGGCACCGACTCAACCGATACGGCGACCGCCAGCTCAACCGGGCCTTGCACACCATCGCCCTCACCCGGATCCGCTACGACCAGAACACCCGCGACTACGTCGCCCGCCGCACCAGCGAAGGCAAGACCAGACGCGAGATCACCCGCTGCCTCAAGCGCTACATCGCCCGAGACATCTACCGACTTCTCCAACACCCCGCAACCACTTGA
- a CDS encoding IS481 family transposase, whose product MPHGSAALSFEGRRRLVRRCQHRPIAHVAAEAAVSRQCLSKWYARWRRHGDAGLHDRTSRPEHSPTATPKAVIEQIIELRKRKWSARRIHLELAQEGTDVAVCTISRILVRYGLNRLRHLDVDGEPLRAPGKIIARYPGHMTHLDVKKVGRIPDGGGWRAHGKHSPQAKASDRARKKGQRIGYTYLHSAVDGFSRLAYTEAHDDEKAATAIGFMFRARVFFTAHGITRFTRIVTDNGACYRAHDFTRAVHSFAAKHQRTKPFTPKHNGKVERYQQTLARELLYAAVFESEQHRRDRLRVWQVHYNYHRPHTAAGDQPPASRLPARVTNLMRSNS is encoded by the coding sequence ATGCCTCACGGTAGTGCCGCCCTGTCGTTCGAGGGCCGCCGTCGTCTTGTCCGCCGCTGTCAGCACCGGCCGATCGCGCACGTCGCGGCCGAGGCCGCGGTCTCTCGTCAGTGCCTGTCCAAGTGGTACGCCCGCTGGCGGCGCCACGGCGACGCTGGCCTGCACGACCGGACCAGCCGCCCCGAGCACTCACCGACCGCTACACCCAAGGCGGTCATCGAGCAGATCATCGAGCTACGCAAACGCAAGTGGTCCGCGCGCCGGATCCATCTCGAGCTGGCCCAGGAAGGCACCGACGTCGCGGTCTGCACGATCAGCCGGATCCTGGTCCGATACGGCCTGAATCGTCTACGCCACCTCGACGTCGATGGCGAACCACTACGAGCACCGGGAAAGATCATCGCTCGCTACCCCGGTCACATGACCCACCTGGATGTGAAGAAGGTCGGACGCATCCCCGACGGCGGCGGCTGGCGAGCTCACGGCAAGCACTCACCCCAGGCCAAGGCCTCTGACCGGGCCCGTAAGAAGGGCCAACGGATCGGGTACACCTACCTGCACTCGGCCGTGGACGGCTTCTCCCGGCTGGCCTACACCGAGGCCCACGACGATGAGAAGGCTGCCACCGCCATCGGGTTCATGTTCCGCGCCCGGGTGTTCTTCACCGCGCACGGCATCACCCGCTTCACCCGCATCGTGACCGACAACGGCGCCTGCTACCGCGCGCATGACTTCACCCGCGCCGTGCACTCCTTCGCCGCCAAGCACCAACGGACCAAACCCTTCACGCCTAAGCACAACGGCAAGGTCGAGCGCTACCAACAGACCCTGGCCCGCGAGCTCCTGTACGCCGCCGTGTTCGAGTCCGAGCAGCACCGCCGCGATCGGCTTCGGGTGTGGCAGGTCCACTACAACTACCATCGGCCCCACACCGCCGCCGGAGACCAGCCACCAGCCTCACGCCTCCCAGCCCGTGTCACCAACCTCATGCGCAGCAACAGCTAG
- a CDS encoding FecCD family ABC transporter permease, which translates to MNAVVAAEPRRPLESGVSRWSTVGALVVLLVLSTGFAIAAGATSLPIGETVRHLLAGLTGGSIDATDVTNYTVVWDIRTPRVLLAAIVGAGLGVLGVATQAMVRNALADPFILGVSSGASVGASAVVALGAFASLGMYALSVAAFVGALVAAAAVHVCARGSGGMSPMRLVLTGVVLAYGFQSLMSLIVFVEPRGDAARTVMFWMMGSLGGATWSAVPIAAGALVVVIAWLMRHADDLDVMALGDATALSSGVDCDRLRRQLFVLTAVGTGAFVAVSGAVGFVGLVVPHVVRLLVGPRHRAVLLLAPLVGAVFLVWVDLFSRVLVPPRELPLGVVTAAIGVPVFLHLIRRRGYTFGGSQ; encoded by the coding sequence GTGAACGCCGTCGTCGCAGCCGAGCCGCGCCGCCCGCTGGAGTCCGGCGTCAGTCGCTGGTCCACGGTCGGCGCGTTGGTCGTACTCCTTGTGCTGTCAACGGGATTCGCGATCGCGGCCGGCGCGACATCCCTGCCGATCGGCGAGACAGTGCGGCACCTCCTGGCGGGTTTGACCGGCGGGAGCATCGACGCCACCGATGTCACGAACTACACGGTGGTGTGGGACATCCGCACTCCTCGCGTCCTGCTCGCCGCGATCGTCGGCGCCGGTCTGGGCGTGCTCGGGGTGGCCACGCAGGCGATGGTGCGCAACGCGTTGGCCGACCCGTTCATCCTCGGCGTCTCGAGCGGGGCGTCGGTTGGCGCCAGCGCCGTGGTCGCGCTCGGGGCGTTCGCCAGTCTCGGGATGTACGCCTTGTCGGTCGCGGCCTTCGTCGGCGCCTTGGTGGCGGCGGCCGCCGTGCACGTCTGCGCGCGTGGATCCGGTGGCATGTCACCGATGCGGCTGGTGCTCACGGGAGTCGTCCTGGCGTACGGCTTCCAGTCGCTCATGAGCCTGATCGTCTTCGTCGAGCCCCGAGGTGACGCCGCCCGGACGGTGATGTTCTGGATGATGGGCAGCCTCGGCGGCGCCACCTGGTCCGCGGTCCCGATCGCTGCCGGTGCGCTCGTCGTCGTCATCGCCTGGTTGATGCGGCACGCCGACGATCTCGACGTCATGGCACTCGGCGATGCGACGGCGCTGAGCAGTGGTGTCGACTGCGACCGCCTACGTCGCCAGCTGTTCGTGCTCACCGCGGTCGGGACCGGTGCGTTCGTCGCGGTCAGTGGCGCGGTCGGGTTCGTCGGACTCGTGGTGCCGCACGTCGTACGACTGCTCGTGGGTCCGCGGCACCGTGCCGTTCTCCTGCTCGCACCTCTCGTCGGCGCCGTCTTCCTCGTCTGGGTCGACCTCTTCTCCCGCGTGCTGGTGCCCCCGCGTGAGCTGCCGCTCGGCGTCGTGACGGCGGCGATCGGCGTACCCGTGTTCCTGCACCTCATCCGGCGCCGCGGCTACACGTTCGGCGGCAGCCAGTGA
- a CDS encoding ABC transporter ATP-binding protein, giving the protein MNVRIEGVSLDVSGRRLVEDVTIDVPSGSTLGVVGPNGSGKSTLLRALYRELQPSTGAVLVDDVEVGARSLLDHARAVAALAQQESLELDFTVREVVSLGRHPHPRHADTDDAVIREAMELTEVSDLAGRSVLTLSGGERQRVMIARALAQATPVLVLDEPTNHLDLRHQLRVVARIAASARTVLVALHDLNLAVSICDQIAVMQHGRVVACGDPGTVLQPALIERVYGIRPDLVSHPESGRPQLLFTPDLQVSPDERQAHVPS; this is encoded by the coding sequence GTGAACGTACGCATCGAGGGCGTTTCGCTGGACGTCAGCGGCCGCCGACTCGTCGAGGACGTCACGATCGACGTGCCGTCAGGATCGACGCTCGGGGTCGTCGGCCCCAACGGCAGCGGCAAGTCGACCCTGCTGCGCGCCCTCTATCGGGAGCTGCAACCCAGCACCGGTGCGGTACTGGTCGACGACGTCGAGGTCGGCGCCCGGTCGCTGCTCGATCACGCTCGCGCGGTCGCCGCCCTCGCGCAGCAGGAGTCGCTCGAGCTCGACTTCACCGTGCGCGAGGTCGTCTCGCTCGGTCGCCATCCGCATCCTCGCCATGCCGACACGGACGACGCGGTCATCCGCGAGGCCATGGAGCTCACAGAGGTCAGCGACCTGGCCGGGCGCAGCGTGCTGACCCTCTCTGGAGGCGAGCGGCAGCGCGTCATGATCGCGCGGGCGCTGGCTCAAGCGACGCCCGTCCTCGTGCTCGACGAGCCGACCAACCACCTCGACCTGCGCCACCAGCTGCGTGTCGTGGCGCGTATCGCCGCCTCCGCACGCACCGTGCTCGTGGCACTCCACGACCTCAACCTGGCCGTCTCGATCTGCGACCAGATCGCCGTGATGCAGCACGGCCGAGTGGTCGCCTGCGGCGATCCCGGCACCGTCCTTCAGCCCGCGCTCATCGAACGCGTCTACGGCATCCGCCCCGACCTCGTCAGCCACCCCGAGTCCGGCCGGCCCCAGCTCCTCTTCACACCTGACCTGCAGGTGTCACCTGATGAAAGGCAAGCCCATGTCCCGTCCTAG
- a CDS encoding ABC transporter substrate-binding protein has product MKGKPMSRPSRLLALALVPVSVTACGAEVDRSESTTAPSKVTNCGVSQSYSPPKAPVAYDVSAIEKMFALGLSDRMRGIVLPASVKSVAKSSTYAKDYAAVDTIGTDVLSQEQVVSAKSDWVFAGWQAGFSPERGITPDSLSKLGIRSYLQEETCFSYDKAKTRGTTSGLLALDATYRDLTNLGDVFGVEGKAKEVVDGLQKRQRALQARPARTKPPTVFVYDSGTSEPYTAGRRTAPNDIITLAGGRNAAASLDARWDVMGWESVVKTEPDVIVVVDYDKEPLTRKLAYLKNQSPLKTSKAVRNNRIHVLDYGQAVSGPRNLDAAEALTHYLDKQGF; this is encoded by the coding sequence ATGAAAGGCAAGCCCATGTCCCGTCCTAGCCGCCTCTTGGCGCTAGCTCTCGTTCCCGTCAGCGTCACCGCGTGCGGTGCAGAGGTCGATCGTTCCGAGTCGACCACCGCACCGTCCAAGGTCACGAACTGCGGTGTCTCCCAGTCGTACTCGCCGCCCAAGGCGCCGGTCGCGTACGACGTCTCCGCGATCGAGAAGATGTTCGCCCTCGGCCTGTCCGACCGGATGCGTGGCATCGTTCTGCCTGCCAGCGTGAAGAGCGTGGCGAAGTCCTCGACCTATGCGAAGGACTACGCGGCCGTCGACACCATCGGCACGGACGTGCTGAGCCAGGAACAGGTCGTCTCGGCGAAGTCGGACTGGGTCTTCGCCGGATGGCAGGCCGGCTTCAGCCCCGAGCGTGGGATCACGCCAGATTCGTTGTCCAAGCTGGGGATTCGGTCATATCTACAGGAGGAGACGTGCTTCTCCTACGACAAGGCCAAGACCAGGGGTACGACGTCTGGCCTGCTCGCACTCGATGCCACCTATCGAGACCTCACCAACCTCGGCGACGTCTTCGGCGTCGAGGGCAAGGCGAAGGAGGTCGTCGATGGGCTGCAGAAGCGGCAACGCGCGCTGCAGGCCCGGCCGGCACGTACGAAACCGCCCACGGTCTTCGTCTACGACTCCGGGACGAGCGAGCCCTACACGGCCGGCCGGCGTACGGCACCGAACGACATCATCACCCTCGCCGGCGGGCGAAACGCGGCTGCCTCGTTGGACGCTCGATGGGACGTCATGGGATGGGAGTCGGTCGTCAAGACCGAGCCGGACGTGATCGTCGTCGTGGACTACGACAAGGAGCCGCTCACCCGGAAGCTCGCTTACCTCAAGAACCAGTCGCCGTTGAAGACGTCAAAGGCCGTGCGCAACAACCGGATTCACGTCCTTGACTATGGCCAGGCCGTCAGCGGACCGCGTAACCTCGATGCGGCCGAGGCGCTGACGCACTACCTCGACAAGCAGGGGTTCTGA
- a CDS encoding Rossmann-like domain-containing protein has protein sequence MTVDDLIASTLANPAYADLRARSVFWVQHGTRLAGSPQLFRNRYVLVRVEAAFGACAVEEGELDGAVADLSGSTVAELLAHPALPVRIAALDACLGAVRPHRDDPRAELVTLPTGTPDQRAVARDAAVTSLLDITPGQKVALIGVVNPLVAAIRERGGECLPCDLALEQTHWGDPVTRDMNAVLQQADSVLATGMTVGNGSFDVIRETCQSRGIPLTMYAQSAAAVVREFLGSGVTALSAEPMPFSQLSADASPLYLYPQGSS, from the coding sequence ATGACGGTCGACGACCTGATCGCGTCCACCTTGGCCAACCCTGCGTACGCCGACCTGAGGGCTCGCAGTGTCTTCTGGGTGCAGCACGGCACCCGGCTCGCCGGTAGCCCTCAGCTCTTCCGCAACCGCTACGTCCTCGTCCGCGTCGAGGCAGCGTTCGGCGCCTGCGCGGTCGAGGAGGGCGAGCTGGACGGCGCCGTCGCTGACCTGTCCGGCAGCACCGTCGCCGAGCTGCTTGCCCACCCGGCGCTGCCGGTGCGCATCGCCGCGCTGGACGCCTGCCTCGGTGCGGTCCGACCCCACCGCGACGACCCGCGAGCCGAGCTCGTCACGCTGCCCACGGGCACACCCGACCAGCGTGCGGTGGCTCGCGATGCGGCAGTCACGTCGCTGCTGGACATCACGCCCGGTCAGAAGGTCGCGCTGATCGGAGTGGTCAACCCGCTCGTCGCCGCCATCCGCGAGCGTGGCGGTGAGTGCCTCCCGTGTGACCTCGCCCTCGAGCAGACCCACTGGGGCGATCCGGTGACGCGTGACATGAATGCCGTTCTCCAGCAAGCAGATTCCGTCCTCGCGACTGGGATGACCGTGGGCAACGGCTCCTTCGACGTGATCCGCGAGACCTGCCAGAGCCGCGGTATCCCCTTGACCATGTACGCCCAGAGCGCGGCAGCAGTCGTACGAGAGTTCCTCGGCTCGGGCGTCACCGCGCTCTCGGCCGAGCCAATGCCGTTCTCCCAGCTGAGCGCTGACGCCTCCCCGCTCTACCTCTACCCCCAGGGGAGCTCGTGA
- a CDS encoding MFS transporter, producing MTTGTAVGGADVVPPDRQMVRALWPLLVAAALGLVPFTVFSTFLVPIASDAGSDIDVVGALRGLGGLAALAVGALAAPVVDRLSRAHIAAGALALLAAGCLLSLASSTATWVVFSLLIGAGTSLLNPALSVMAADHYAGAAASGRAATLVSSTTTLTAVLAAPLLAVPALWWGWQGDFVVAAVACVVVAALVVRRPAPIVEPSAAVGYREAFRTVLSLPGVPGLLLISAARTTCFMGQLAYVAAYFDDRHGLSATTFSLVWTLSGLSFFLGSWWTGRHLSRSGDAGTLLRRGCALGAVGAATLFMSPSLIVALVAVSAVAAGHAMIAATVVTLVVRRAGRVRGTALSLNASGQSLGVFLGAALVALALRLGGWHAVGGTLAVIMAGALLMAMRLRDSSHEEPT from the coding sequence GTGACGACCGGGACGGCCGTCGGCGGGGCGGACGTCGTGCCTCCCGATCGACAGATGGTTCGCGCCCTCTGGCCGCTACTTGTCGCTGCTGCTCTGGGCCTCGTGCCGTTCACCGTCTTCAGTACGTTCCTCGTACCGATCGCATCCGATGCCGGCTCGGACATCGATGTGGTCGGAGCACTGCGGGGGCTCGGCGGGCTGGCCGCACTGGCCGTAGGCGCCCTCGCCGCACCGGTCGTCGACCGGCTCAGCCGTGCACACATCGCCGCGGGGGCACTCGCGCTGCTGGCAGCGGGTTGCCTTCTCTCGCTTGCGAGCTCGACCGCGACGTGGGTCGTGTTCAGCCTGCTCATCGGCGCCGGGACGTCGCTGCTGAACCCGGCGTTGTCGGTCATGGCCGCCGATCACTACGCCGGCGCCGCGGCCTCCGGGCGGGCCGCCACCCTGGTGTCCTCGACGACGACGCTCACAGCCGTGCTTGCCGCTCCGCTGCTCGCCGTGCCGGCGCTGTGGTGGGGCTGGCAGGGCGACTTCGTGGTCGCGGCAGTCGCCTGCGTGGTCGTGGCCGCTCTGGTCGTACGCCGACCGGCACCAATCGTCGAGCCGTCAGCTGCCGTGGGCTATCGAGAGGCATTCCGAACGGTCCTGTCCTTGCCCGGTGTGCCGGGGTTGCTGCTCATCTCCGCTGCCCGGACGACCTGCTTCATGGGCCAACTTGCATATGTAGCAGCCTATTTCGACGATCGGCACGGTCTGTCGGCAACGACGTTCAGTCTGGTCTGGACGTTGTCGGGGCTGTCGTTCTTCCTCGGCAGCTGGTGGACGGGACGTCACCTCAGTCGATCCGGGGACGCCGGCACCCTGTTGCGGCGCGGCTGTGCCCTCGGCGCCGTCGGGGCAGCGACGCTGTTCATGAGTCCGTCGCTGATCGTCGCTCTGGTCGCGGTCTCCGCAGTCGCTGCCGGTCACGCGATGATTGCCGCAACCGTGGTCACGCTTGTCGTGCGTCGGGCTGGACGGGTCCGCGGAACGGCCTTGAGCCTCAACGCGTCTGGGCAGAGCCTCGGGGTCTTCCTCGGCGCCGCACTCGTCGCGCTGGCCCTGCGTCTCGGCGGCTGGCACGCAGTGGGAGGCACGCTCGCTGTGATCATGGCCGGCGCACTGCTGATGGCGATGCGATTGCGCGACTCGTCCCATGAAGAGCCGACATGA
- a CDS encoding pyridoxal-phosphate dependent enzyme has product MAGTTSRPAADMEVFSHAGQAIGRPDLIALDATTYAIRFESMKVLSARGALLRLLSEGRVAVGDTVIDSSSGIYAQALALACHELGIRCRIIGSTTIDPVQRAQLELLGVELEQMPPTDSLRQDQDRRVARIQEILTAEPRVHWMRQYHDPIHDDGYAPVGEAVGGALAARGHAAVTVVAAVGSGVSSFALSQGISRSLPTRLVGVQPFGSVTFGSEHVDDPDMLIAGIGSSIPFGNVRHTAYDVVHWISHEVACSGTVDLLRRHALFAGLSSGAVHAAAGAEAGREGDEERARLLVVPDTGHRYASTVHARHGDVRPLTDYAPRQVAEPDELVLPWCRMEWGGRTAPQPASYVPGD; this is encoded by the coding sequence ATGGCTGGTACGACGTCCCGACCGGCCGCTGACATGGAGGTCTTCTCCCATGCGGGCCAGGCCATCGGCCGTCCGGACCTGATCGCTCTCGATGCCACGACCTACGCCATCCGGTTCGAGTCGATGAAGGTGCTCTCGGCGCGCGGTGCTCTGCTGCGGCTCCTGTCCGAGGGCCGCGTCGCGGTCGGAGACACGGTGATCGACAGCTCCAGCGGCATCTACGCTCAGGCTCTGGCGCTGGCCTGCCATGAGCTCGGAATCCGTTGTCGCATCATCGGATCCACCACGATCGATCCCGTCCAGCGGGCACAGCTCGAGCTGCTCGGTGTCGAGCTCGAGCAGATGCCGCCGACCGACAGCCTTCGCCAGGACCAGGACCGTCGCGTGGCACGCATTCAGGAGATCCTGACCGCCGAACCGCGGGTGCACTGGATGCGGCAGTACCACGACCCGATCCATGACGACGGCTATGCGCCGGTCGGTGAGGCGGTCGGCGGCGCGCTCGCCGCTCGGGGACACGCCGCGGTAACCGTGGTGGCGGCCGTTGGCTCGGGTGTCTCGAGCTTCGCTCTCTCCCAAGGGATTTCGCGGTCCCTGCCAACGCGACTCGTCGGCGTACAGCCTTTCGGGAGCGTCACGTTCGGGTCCGAGCACGTCGACGACCCGGACATGCTGATCGCCGGAATCGGCAGCTCGATCCCGTTCGGCAACGTCCGGCACACGGCGTACGACGTCGTGCACTGGATCTCGCACGAGGTTGCCTGCTCGGGCACGGTCGACCTGCTGCGCCGGCATGCGCTGTTCGCGGGACTGTCCAGCGGAGCGGTCCACGCTGCTGCCGGGGCCGAGGCCGGCCGGGAGGGCGACGAGGAGCGCGCCCGACTGCTTGTCGTGCCGGACACCGGGCACCGGTACGCGTCCACGGTGCACGCCCGCCACGGCGACGTCCGGCCGCTGACTGACTACGCGCCGAGGCAGGTCGCTGAGCCGGACGAGCTCGTCCTGCCGTGGTGCCGAATGGAGTGGGGCGGCCGAACCGCTCCCCAGCCCGCGTCGTACGTCCCGGGCGACTAA